The following proteins come from a genomic window of Heyndrickxia acidicola:
- the hemH gene encoding ferrochelatase yields the protein MAKKKMGLLVMAYGTPYQEEDIERYYTHIRHGRKPSQEMLDDLTNRYKAIGGISPLAKITENQAFTLQNHLNQIQDKIEYTAYIGLKHIEPFIEDAVKKMNEDGIEEAVSLVLAPHFSTFSVKSYNERAKQAAESFGGPAITSIESWYDEPKFIDYWVTKVRETYESMPPEEKEHACLIVSAHSLPEKILQYGDPYPEQLNETAKLIAEGAGIKEYAVGWQSAGNTPDPWLGPDVQDLTRDLYKKKQYKAFVYIPVGFVAEHLEVLYDNDYECKVVTEEIGASYYRPLMPNAREEFIDVLSDVVLKHLNEK from the coding sequence ATGGCAAAGAAGAAAATGGGACTATTGGTCATGGCATATGGAACTCCTTACCAAGAAGAAGATATTGAAAGATATTATACACATATACGCCATGGAAGAAAGCCTTCCCAAGAAATGCTTGACGATCTTACAAACCGTTATAAGGCAATCGGAGGAATTTCTCCTCTTGCAAAAATTACAGAAAATCAGGCATTTACACTACAGAATCATTTAAATCAAATACAAGATAAAATTGAATATACTGCGTATATAGGACTAAAACACATTGAGCCGTTTATTGAAGATGCAGTAAAGAAAATGAATGAAGATGGAATTGAAGAAGCAGTTTCTCTTGTCCTTGCCCCGCATTTTTCCACGTTCAGCGTGAAATCTTACAATGAGCGGGCTAAGCAGGCTGCAGAATCATTTGGAGGCCCAGCGATTACTTCTATTGAAAGCTGGTATGATGAACCAAAGTTTATTGATTACTGGGTAACAAAAGTGAGAGAAACCTACGAATCTATGCCTCCTGAAGAAAAAGAGCATGCCTGTTTAATTGTTTCTGCACACAGCCTGCCTGAGAAAATTCTTCAATATGGCGACCCATATCCGGAACAGCTTAATGAAACTGCCAAGCTGATAGCAGAAGGAGCTGGCATAAAGGAATATGCGGTCGGATGGCAAAGTGCCGGAAATACACCAGATCCATGGCTTGGGCCGGATGTTCAGGATTTAACACGAGACTTGTATAAAAAAAAGCAATATAAAGCCTTTGTTTACATTCCGGTTGGGTTTGTCGCGGAACACCTGGAGGTCCTTTATGATAATGACTACGAATGCAAGGTGGTTACAGAGGAAATTGGCGCTTCCTATTATCGTCCGCTAATGCCAAATGCTCGTGAAGAGTTTATCGACGTATTGTCAGATGTTGTATTGAAGCATTTAAATGAAAAATAA
- the hemE gene encoding uroporphyrinogen decarboxylase, producing the protein MTRITNDALLKAARGEETDVTPVWFMRQAGRSQPEYRALKEKYSLFEITHQPELCAYVTRLPVEQYDVDAAILYKDIMTPLPSIGVDVEIKSGIGPVISNPITSLQDVEKLGEHHPKEDVPYVLETIKLLTEEQLTVPLIGFSGAPFTLSSYMIEGGPSKDYKKTKAFMYSEPKAWFLLMDKLADMIITYVKAQIKAGASAIQIFDSWVGALHAEDYRYFIKPIMQHIFSELKEENVPLIMFGVGASHLALEWNDLPVDVVGLDWRLPIQEARANGISKPVQGNLDPAVLMAPWPVIEERAKAIIDAGLEKPGHIFNLGHGVFPQVQPETLKRLTAFIHEYSAMRRFK; encoded by the coding sequence ATGACCAGAATAACGAATGATGCTCTTTTAAAGGCAGCTAGAGGAGAGGAGACGGACGTTACCCCAGTTTGGTTTATGAGGCAGGCAGGACGTTCACAGCCTGAGTACCGTGCGCTAAAAGAAAAATATTCTTTATTTGAAATAACACATCAGCCTGAATTGTGTGCATATGTTACGCGGCTGCCAGTGGAGCAATATGATGTCGATGCGGCTATCTTATATAAAGATATTATGACACCACTTCCTTCAATTGGTGTAGACGTAGAAATAAAGTCAGGTATCGGGCCTGTAATCAGCAATCCGATCACCTCTCTCCAAGACGTTGAAAAATTGGGAGAACACCATCCCAAGGAAGATGTGCCATATGTATTGGAGACCATTAAGCTTTTGACTGAGGAGCAATTAACTGTGCCGTTGATTGGTTTTTCCGGCGCTCCGTTTACACTTTCAAGCTATATGATTGAAGGGGGACCTTCGAAAGATTATAAAAAGACAAAGGCCTTTATGTATTCAGAACCGAAGGCATGGTTTTTGTTAATGGATAAGCTCGCGGATATGATCATTACTTATGTAAAAGCCCAGATTAAAGCCGGTGCAAGTGCCATTCAAATCTTTGATTCCTGGGTAGGTGCTCTGCATGCGGAGGATTATCGGTATTTTATAAAGCCTATTATGCAGCATATTTTTAGTGAGCTTAAAGAAGAAAACGTTCCTCTCATTATGTTTGGGGTGGGGGCAAGCCATCTTGCTTTAGAATGGAATGACCTCCCTGTAGATGTTGTAGGGCTTGATTGGAGGCTTCCGATTCAAGAGGCAAGAGCGAATGGAATCAGCAAGCCAGTTCAAGGCAATCTTGATCCTGCTGTTTTAATGGCTCCTTGGCCGGTGATAGAGGAACGGGCAAAAGCCATTATTGATGCAGGGCTGGAAAAACCTGGTCATATCTTCAACCTGGGACATGGAGTATTCCCTCAAGTACAGCCGGAAACGCTTAAAAGGCTGACTGCCTTTATTCATGAATATAGTGCAATGAGAAGATTTAAATAA
- a CDS encoding antibiotic biosynthesis monooxygenase family protein, translated as MNTYITSGTHSFMAKIKEEHSDQDIVLLQNAQETLLIHETEGKTVFQAPRTYEVFDASGNIHSGFAVILHVPVREEGRPVFEYQFKDKASKLEKESGLTAHRLLRPINGDTYLFLTVWENPGAYSQSSLANNLDSQEIVGENQSVLADPTFVSQYSITENEE; from the coding sequence ATGAATACTTACATAACATCGGGAACACACAGCTTTATGGCAAAAATTAAAGAAGAACATTCTGACCAGGATATTGTTTTATTGCAAAATGCCCAAGAAACTTTGCTTATACACGAAACAGAGGGGAAGACCGTTTTCCAGGCTCCCAGAACGTATGAAGTCTTTGATGCCTCTGGAAATATCCACTCTGGTTTTGCTGTGATTCTGCATGTGCCAGTAAGAGAAGAAGGGCGTCCAGTATTTGAATATCAATTTAAGGACAAAGCCTCAAAGCTTGAAAAGGAATCAGGCCTCACAGCTCACAGACTATTACGTCCTATAAACGGTGATACGTATTTATTTCTGACTGTATGGGAAAACCCAGGCGCTTATTCTCAATCCAGCCTTGCCAACAACCTGGACAGCCAGGAGATTGTCGGAGAGAATCAAAGTGTACTGGCAGATCCAACCTTTGTTTCACAGTACAGTATTACTGAAAACGAAGAGTAA